A genomic region of Lycium ferocissimum isolate CSIRO_LF1 unplaced genomic scaffold, AGI_CSIRO_Lferr_CH_V1 ctg9213, whole genome shotgun sequence contains the following coding sequences:
- the LOC132046049 gene encoding uncharacterized protein LOC132046049 has protein sequence MLNALHRVPSFNSFSMNNPGPQISHLSFADDTIIFSSGRKATLQTILKTLANYERVLGKLINKNKCSFTMAPNITLSIIRRVGNFLNMRYEHFPIKYLGCPIYTGRKTLDIFPEMINKVINKIKGWQLKFLSSGGRATLIRHVLLALNVHTLAAVHPPKGIFELIETYLTRFYWTGNEEGGTYHWISWDNLSYPYKEGGSNFRKLEDTYKAFTAKQWWKFRTIDSLLSKFLRAKYCREGHPSIIQWKPGQSHSWKVMLQIRSEIDHKIWWKVRQGNINFWFDNWTKQGPLCDLMEDINIQQLIPINEVFKLGQWDWTVLVPYPSDQIKEIINNCYISLDHNTEDTPYSTPAETGIFSVSSAWNFLRHKKPIAPIDSRLWHKDVPYKIHDSRNRDSRTSLLQWEFCTADMELLCRKDGNQHQKFKPQGFATQMLELHNKKPFVQKNLCKCEIPNNWNNLLNLMESKLVDTCSVAVKWIKPPLLFVKLNSDGSGVGSSSGGGGVVRDSMGNFIMSFILPLGIGTSNTAEANAFLFGLKWCIDNGYNLIIAETDSLLLRNCISESLVTPWRIKETVEEIRKLVLRHDIIVKHCFREANKVADKLASMSHDTEVTSSPHRSKLYAETN, from the exons ATGCTTAATGCACTGCATAGAGTTCCTTCGTTTAATAGTTTTTCCATGAACAATCCAGGACCACAAATTAGCCATCTTTCCTTTGCAGATGACACGATCATATTCAGTAGTGGAAGAAAAGCCACCTTGCAGACCATTCTCAAAACTCTGGCAAACTATGAAAGAGTGTTAGGGAAACTCATCAACAAAAACAAATGCTCCTTCACTATGGCCCCTAACATTACCCTTAGTATCATCAGAAGAGTTGGAAATTTTTTGAACATGAGATATGAGCACTTTCCTATCAAATACTTGGGATGCCCAATTTATACAGGAAGAAAAACATTGGATATTTTTCCAGAAATGATCAACAAGGTTATAAATAAGATTAAAGGGTGGCAACTTAAATTCCTCTCTTCAGGAGGCAGAGCAACTCTTATTAGACATGTGTTACTAGCCCTCAATGTGCATACTCTTGCAGCTGTCCATCCCCCAAAAGGCATATTTGAGTTGATTGAAACATACTTGACAAGATTTTATTGGACAGGTAATGAGGAAGGAGGAACATATCACTGGATATCTTGGGATAACTTAAGTTATCCATACAAAGAAGGTGGTTCTAATTTCAGAAAGCTTGAAGACACTTACAAAGCATTCACTGCAAAACAGTGGTGGAAGTTCAGAACAATTGATTCCCTATTGTCCAAGTTCCTGAGAGCCAAATATTGCAGAGAAGGTCATCCTTCCATCATTCAATGGAAGCCAGGCCAATCCCATAGCTGGAAAGTTATGCTTCAAATCAGAAGTGAAATTGATCACAAAATTTGGTGGAAAGTTAGACAAGGGAATATCAATttttggtttgataattggaccAAGCAAGGTCCTCTATGTGATTTGATGGAGGATATCAATATTCAACAGCTAATTCCTATCAATGAGGTGTTCAAGCTAGGTCAATGGGATTGGACAGTACTAGTTCCATACCCCAGTGATCAGATCAAAGAAATCATCAACAATTGCTACATTAGCCTAGACCACAACACTGAGGATACCCCATACTCGACACCTGCTGAGACAGGAATTTTCTCGGTCTCTTCAGCTTGGAACTTTCTCAGACATAAGAAACCAATAGCCCCTATTGATTCAAGATTATGGCACAAAGATGTCCCCTACAAAAT ACATGATTCTAGGAATAGAGACAGCCGAACATCTCTTCTGCAATGGGAATTTTGCACAGCTGATATGGAGCTTCTTTGCAGGAAGGATGGGAATCAACACCAGAAATTCAAACCTCAGGGATTTGCTACACAGATGCTGGAATTGCACAACAAAAAACCCT TTGTCCAAAAGAACCTTTGCAAATGCGAAATCCCTAATAATTGGAATAATCTCCTCAACCTTATGGAATCTAAACTAGTTGACACTTGCTCTGTGGCTGTCAAATGGATCAAACCAcctcttctttttgtaaagTTGAATTCAGATGGATCGGGTGTTGGTAGCTCAAGTGGAGGAGGTGGGGTGGTTAGAGATTCCATGGGCAATTTTATAATGTCTTTTATTCTTCCGCTGGGAATTGGCACTAGCAACACTGCCGAGGCAAatgcttttctttttggtctCAAGTGGTGCATCGACAATGGATACAATCTCATTATTGCGGAGACTGATTCCCTACTTCTCCGAAACTGCATTTCAGAAAGTTTGGTCACACCATGGAGGATAAAGGAAACAGTTGAAGAAATCAGGAAActggttctaaggcatgataTAATTGTTAAGCACTGCTTTAGAGAAGCCAACAAAGTGGCGGATAAGCTTGCTTCCATGAGCCATGACACTGAGGTAACTAGTAGCCCTCATCGATCCAAACTCTATGCCGAGACAAATTAG